One genomic window of Leopardus geoffroyi isolate Oge1 chromosome C3, O.geoffroyi_Oge1_pat1.0, whole genome shotgun sequence includes the following:
- the TONSL gene encoding tonsoku-like protein isoform X5, whose translation MNVERELRQLSKAKAKAQRSGQLRDEAALSHQLGELLASHGRYAEALREHQHELQLLESIDDPLGCAVAHRKIGERLAELEDYSAALKHQHRYLELARSLSNHTELQRAWATIGRTYLDIYDHCQSQDALLQAQTAFEKSLAIVDEKLQGTLTKRELSEMRTRLYLNLGLTFESLQQMAPCNDYFRKSIFLAEQNRLYEDLFRARYNLGAIHWRRGQHSQAMRCLEGARECARALRKELMESDCCVLISQIFQDLGDFLAAKRALKKAYRLGFQKPLQKAAICRTLKYVLAVVQLQQQLQESEASDPRRAMGICEQLGDLFSKAGDFPKAAEAYQKQLYFAELLSRPGPELAVIHVSLAATLGDMKDHRRAVSHYEQELRLRGGDALEEAKTWLNIALSREEAGDAYELLAPCFQKALSCAQQAQRPQLQRQVLQHLHSMQLRLQPQEAPGTEARLQELSVPRDQEEDEDKEEEGDGDTPEASDVELSESEGDAEGWSQQLEEDEELRACLGRQRVNKWNRRNDVGETLLHRACIEGRLGRVQDLVRQGHPLNPRDYCGWTPLHEACNYGHLDIVRFLLDHGAVVDDPGGQGCEGITPLHDALNCGHFEVAELLIERGASVTLRTTKGHSPLETLQQWVKLYGKDLDSETREKAGAMERLLRAAPSGRAPHGSQAPHALPRNHLFDPEVSPPSSPCPGPPETSQARARVSLGQTVPAVTRPRRSRHKLASSSSSEGEENPGPPRPNQKRPRHSVQPQQDKACTPGSTSNREAAAASAPWVGVRGVGSAQSCHLGSGPPWGPGEATLQRPALIPEEECLASDWLEDDSPLFHSRQDGHLPRSPGSGDSTGRSASGSGSKSSSRPRARARQSRLHRLRSCGALVRAGGDGSSAAEPPWSPGVSRASGPSGEKSPVAGQPSGPSLPPPIRVRVRVQDSLFLIPVPHSREVHSVAWLADQAAQRYCQACGLLPRLVLRKEGALLAPQDPIPDVLQSNEEVLAEVTSWDLPPLADRYRRACQSLQQEEHQEVLQAMECQGSGPSFSACSLALRQTQLTPLLRALKLHAALRELHLAGNRLGDGCAAELLAALGTMPGLILLDLSSNHLGPEGLRQLATGLLGQTTLQACGFGPSFFLSHQAALGSAFQDAKHLKTLSLSYNILGTSALAQALQSLPAHTLQRLELSSVAASKSDSDLVEPVVRFLTKEGCALTHLSLSANHLGDKAVRELSRCLPLCPSLISLDLSANPEIGRVGLEELLSALQVRPQGLSFLGLSGCAVQGPLGLGLWGRITKQLQELQLCSRRLSTEDRDALRQLLPGQPGSACTLDRGPQLFYRRL comes from the exons ATGAATGTGGAGCGCGAGCTTCGTC agCTGagcaaggccaaggccaaggcccagagaagcgGGCAGCTGCGGGACGAGGCCGCCCTCTCCCACCAGCTGGGGGAGCTCCTGGCCAGCCATG GCCGCTACGCAGAGGCCCTGCGAGAGCACCAGCATGAGCTACAGCTCCTGGAGAGCATCGATGACCCTCTGGGCTGTGCCGTGGCCCACCGCAAGATCGGAGAGCGACTGGCTGAGCTGGAGGATTACTCAGCTGCCCTGAAG CACCAGCACCGCTACTTGGAGCTGGCCCGTTCCCTGTCTAATCATACTGAGCTGCAGAGGGCCTGGGCCACCATTGGCCGCACTTACCTGGACATCTATGACCACTGTCAGTCACAGGACGCCTTGCTGCAGGCACAGACTGCCTTTGAGAAGAGCTTGGCTATTGTGGACGAGAAGCTGCAGG GGACGCTGACCAAGCGAGAGCTGAGTGAGATGAGGACCCGCCTCTACCTCAACCTGGGCCTCACTTTCGAGAGCCTGCAGCAGATGGCCCCGTGCAATGACTATTTCCGGAAGAGCATCTTCCTTGCCGA GCAGAACCGCCTCTACGAGGACCTATTCCGTGCTCGCTACAACCTGGGTGCCATCCACTGGCGCCGAGGGCAGCACTCCCAAGCCATGCGCTGCCTGGAGGGGGCCCGTGAGTGCGCACGTGCCCTGAGGAAGGAGCTCATGGAGAGCGACTGCTGCGTGCTCATCTCGCAG atCTTCCAAGACCTGGGGGACTTTTTGGCTGCCAAAAGAGCCCTGAAGAAAGCCTACAGGCTGGGCTTTCAGAAGCCTTTGCAGAAGGCAGCGATATGCCGGACCCTTAAATATG TGCTGGCAGTGGTCCAGCTGCAGCAGCAGCTGCAAGAGTCGGAGGCCAGTGACCCCCGGCGTGCCATGGGCATCTGTGAGCAGCTGGGGGACCTGTTCTCTAAGGCAGGCGACTTCCCCAAGGCGGCCGAGGCCTACCAGAAGCAG CTGTATTTTGCAGAACTGCTAAGCAGGCCGGGGCCTGAGCTGGCCGTCATCCACGTGTCCCTGGCCGCCACCTTGGGAGACATGAAGGACCACCGCCGGGCCGTGTCCCACTATGAACAGGAGCTGAGGCTGCGTGGTGGCGACGCCCTGGAG gaGGCCAAGACCTGGTTAAACATTGCGCTATCCCGAGAGGAGGCCGGCGATGCCTATGAGCTGCTGGCACCATGCTTCCAAAAGGCTCTCAGCTGTGCCCAGCAGGCCCAGCGGCCCCAGCTGCAG AGGCAGGTCTTACAGCACCTCCACAGCATGCAGCTAAGGCTGCAGCCCCAGGAGGCCCCTGGCACTGAAGCCAGGCTGCAGGAGCTGAGCGTGCCCAGAGACCAGGAGGAGGACGAGGataaggaggaggagggtgatGGTGACACCCCCGAGGCCAGCGACGTGGAGCTCTCGGAGAGTG AGGGTGATGCTGAGGGCTGGTcccagcagctggaggaggacGAGGAGCTGCGGGCCTGCCTGGGCCGGCAGAGGGTGAACAAG TGGAACCGGCGTAATGACGTTGGGGAGACTCTGCTACACCGAGCTTGCATCGAGGGCCGCCTGGGTCGTGTCCAGGACCTTGTAAGGCAG GGCCACCCCCTGAACCCTCGGGACTACTGTGGCTGGACACCCCTGCATGAGGCCTGCAATTACGGGCATCTGG ACATTGTCCGCTTCCTGCTGGACCACGGGGCTGTGGTAGATGACCCAGGCGGCCAGGGCTGTGAAGGCATCACCCCTCTGCACGATGCCCTCAACTGCGGCCACTTCGAGGTGGCTGAACTGCTCATTGAACGGGGAGCGTCAGTCACACTCCGAACCACGAAG GGGCACAGCCCGCTGGAGACACTGCAGCAGTGGGTGAAGCTGTATGGCAAGGATCTGGACAGCGAAACCCGAGAGAAGGCTGGTGCCATGGAGAGGCTGCTCCGGGCGGCCCCCTCAGGCCGAG CTCCCCACGGCTCCCAGGCTCCCCACGCTCTTCCACGTAACCATCTGTTTGACCCTGAGGTCTCTCCTCCCTCGAGCCCCTGCCCAGGACCCCCAGAGACCTCTCAGGCTCGTGCTAGGGTCTCTCTGGGGCAGACAGTTCCAGCTGTGACCAGGCCTCGGAGGAGCAGGCACAAACTGGCCAGCAGTAGCAGCTCAGAGGGTGAGGAAAACCCAGGCCCCCCCCGACCGAACCAGAAGAGGCCTCGGCATTCTGTCCAGCCACAACAGGACAAAGCCTGCACGCCCGGATCCACCAGCAACCGGGAGGCGGCGGCAGCAAGTGCTCCCTGGGTGGGCGTCCGAGGCGTGGGCAGTGCCCAGAGCTGCCACCTGGGGTCCGGCCCACCTTGGGGTCCAGGCGAGGCCACCCTGCAACGGCCAGCGCTCATCCCTGAAGAGGAGTGTCTGGCCTCAGACTGGCTGGAGGACGACTCACCACTGTTCCACAGCCGCCAGGATGGCCATCTGCCCCGCTCCCCAGGCAGTGGTGACAGTACCGGTCGTAGTGCCTCGGGGTCAGGCAGCAAGAGCTCCAGCAGGCCCCGGGCCCGGGCCAGGCAGAGCCGGCTGCACCGTCTCAGGAGTTGCGGTGCACTGGTCAGGGCAGGTGGAGACGGTAGCTCGGCTGCAGAGCCTCCATGGAGCCCAGGTGTCTCCAGGGCCTCGGGGCCCAGTGGGGAGAAGAGCCCTGTGGCGGGCCAGCCCTCG GGTCCGTCTTTGCCCCCTCCCATCCGGGTGCGAGTGCGAGTTCAGGACAGTCTTTTCCTCATCCCCGTCCCACACAG CAGGGAGGTCCACTCTGTGGCCTGGCTGGCTGATCAGGCTGCCCAGCGCTACTGCCAGGCCTGTGGGCTGCTGCCGAGGCTCGTCTTGCGAAAGGAGGGAGCCTTGCTGGCCCCACAGGACCCCATCCCTGATGTGCTACAGAGCAACGAGGAG GTATTGGCTGAGGTGACTTCGTGGGACCTCCCCCCGCTGGCTGACCGCTACCGCAGGGCCTGCCAGAGCCTGCAGCAAG AGGAGCACCAGGAGGTGCTCCAGGCCATGGAGTGCCAGGGCTCAGGGCCCTCATTCAGCGCCTGCTCCCTGGCCCTGCGCCAGACCCAGCTCACCCCACTGCTGCGGGCCCTGAAGCTGCACGCGGCTCTCCGGGAGCTGCACCTGGCAGGGAACCGGCTGGGGGATGGATGTGCTGCTGAGCTGCTGGCCGCCCTGGGCACCATGCCTGGCCTGATTCTCCTTGATCTCTCTTCCAATCACCTGGGCCCTGAAGGCCTACGCCAGCTTGCCACAGGCCTCCTGGGGCAGACCACCTTGCAG GCCTGTGGCTTTGGCCCCAGCTTCTTCCTGAGCCACCAGGCAGCCCTAGGTAGTGCCTTCCAAG ATGCCAAGCACCTGAAGACACTGTCTCTGTCCTACAACATCCTGGGCACCAGTGCCTTGGCCCAGgccctgcagagcctgcctgcTCACACCCTCCAGCGCCTGGAGCTTAGCTCTGTGGCAGCTAGCAAGAGTGACTCAGACCTCGTGGAGCCTGTGGTCAGATTCCTGACTAAG